A stretch of Campylobacter volucris DNA encodes these proteins:
- a CDS encoding phosphoribosyltransferase encodes MIIFEDVKEAANRLYDQLPIAKLKDYIIITPSLKSIEFVNELACKLNLAYDFLFTEQIKAPNNEECQIAMISETKELVYNEALIKAFDISLDYIYGEANRTYEEKILKNVYRYRKGNLLKDLKGKDILVLHEGCETGITALSCIKSLLKEEVNSIIYASALMPSDVYDYIGIFVDEIFCAQKIDHFVDIEFYFKNKIKLQSQEILEILEESEYYLPLKR; translated from the coding sequence ATGATAATTTTTGAAGATGTAAAAGAAGCTGCTAATAGATTGTATGATCAATTACCAATTGCTAAATTAAAAGATTATATTATTATCACTCCTTCGCTTAAATCGATAGAATTTGTAAATGAATTAGCTTGTAAGTTAAATTTAGCTTATGATTTTTTATTTACAGAGCAAATTAAAGCTCCAAATAATGAAGAATGTCAAATAGCTATGATTAGTGAAACCAAAGAGCTAGTTTATAATGAAGCCTTAATCAAGGCTTTTGATATAAGTTTAGATTATATATATGGGGAAGCAAATAGAACATACGAAGAGAAAATTTTAAAAAATGTTTATCGCTATAGAAAAGGTAATCTTTTAAAAGATTTAAAAGGGAAAGATATTTTGGTTTTACATGAAGGCTGCGAGACAGGAATTACAGCTTTATCTTGTATAAAAAGTCTTTTAAAAGAAGAAGTAAATAGTATTATTTATGCAAGTGCTTTGATGCCAAGTGATGTTTATGATTATATTGGTATTTTTGTTGATGAGATATTTTGTGCTCAAAAAATAGATCATTTTGTTGATATAGAATTTTATTTTAAAAATAAAATAAAATTACAATCTCAAGAAATTTTAGAAATTTTAGAAGAAAGTGAGTATTATTTGCCGTTAAAAAGATAA